One window from the genome of Streptomyces cadmiisoli encodes:
- a CDS encoding SAM-dependent methyltransferase, which yields MERPAWAPRSIDISLPSVARIYDYYLGGSHNFEVDREAARRAMEFMPGLPKIMQANRAFMRRAVAYAAGQGISQFLDIGSGIPTFGNVHEVAQSASPGARVVYVDHDPVAVAHSHAVLRGNEHADVVAADLRKPQDILASPQVERLLDLKQPVALLLVAILHFVEDTDDPYGAVARLGEALAPGSMLVLTHASYEGIPLPPERAGGAVDVYKDLRNPLIMRSREEIARFFEGYDMVEPGLVPMPVWRPDTAPEDEDPYAFSGFAGVGRTA from the coding sequence ATGGAGCGTCCCGCCTGGGCCCCACGGAGCATCGACATCTCGCTGCCGAGCGTTGCGCGGATCTACGACTACTACCTGGGCGGTTCGCACAACTTCGAGGTCGACCGGGAGGCGGCCCGCAGGGCGATGGAGTTCATGCCGGGGCTCCCCAAGATCATGCAGGCGAACCGGGCGTTCATGCGCCGCGCCGTGGCGTACGCGGCAGGGCAGGGCATCTCGCAGTTCCTGGACATCGGTTCGGGCATCCCGACCTTCGGCAACGTCCACGAGGTGGCCCAGTCGGCCAGCCCCGGCGCGCGCGTGGTGTACGTCGACCACGACCCGGTGGCCGTCGCGCACAGCCACGCCGTGCTCCGGGGCAACGAGCACGCGGACGTCGTCGCCGCCGACCTCCGCAAGCCGCAGGACATCCTGGCGAGCCCTCAGGTGGAGCGCCTGCTCGACCTGAAGCAGCCGGTGGCGCTGCTCCTCGTTGCCATACTTCACTTCGTGGAGGACACGGACGACCCCTACGGGGCGGTGGCCCGGCTGGGCGAGGCGCTCGCACCCGGCAGCATGCTGGTCCTGACGCATGCCTCGTACGAGGGAATCCCGTTGCCACCCGAGCGGGCGGGCGGCGCGGTGGACGTGTACAAGGACCTCCGCAACCCGCTGATCATGCGTTCGCGCGAGGAGATCGCGCGGTTCTTCGAGGGGTACGACATGGTGGAACCGGGACTGGTGCCGATGCCCGTATGGCGGCCGGACACCGCACCGGAGGACGAGGATCCCTACGCCTTCTCAGGTTTCGCGGGCGTGGGGCGTACAGCGTGA
- a CDS encoding SCO0930 family lipoprotein — translation MKTSWRSASLVASAVAVLALTTACGQDSGTQSASQNVGASAAAGGYGGTGLGTDAGAAADGQQAGAQAAPAGKLAVSANAELGKVLIDSAGRTLYRFDQDTAEPPKSTCEGDCATAWPPVPAGDAEAGEGIDAALLGEVTRPDGTKQLTVAGWPAYRFAKDVNPGDTKGQGVGGTWYALAPDGKKAEVADLPGLSTRKDPKLGEIVVDKNGHTVYRFMKDEAWPKPVSACNGECLEKWPVVAPVGANDTKGLDKEGLMSFTRSDGVKQQTVDCWPIYTFAGDKKPGDTNGQGVGGTWYAVSPDGKPVGAPAK, via the coding sequence ATGAAGACCTCCTGGCGGAGCGCCTCACTCGTGGCGAGCGCCGTGGCCGTCCTGGCGCTGACGACGGCGTGCGGTCAGGACAGCGGCACCCAGTCGGCCAGCCAGAACGTGGGCGCCTCCGCGGCGGCCGGTGGTTATGGAGGTACGGGACTGGGCACCGACGCGGGTGCGGCCGCCGACGGCCAGCAGGCCGGGGCCCAGGCCGCTCCCGCGGGCAAGCTGGCCGTCTCCGCCAACGCGGAGCTGGGCAAGGTGCTGATCGACAGCGCCGGCCGTACTCTCTACCGGTTCGACCAGGACACCGCCGAGCCGCCCAAGTCCACCTGTGAAGGCGACTGCGCGACCGCTTGGCCGCCCGTGCCCGCGGGCGACGCCGAGGCCGGCGAGGGCATCGACGCGGCGCTGCTCGGCGAGGTCACCCGCCCCGACGGCACCAAGCAGCTCACGGTCGCGGGCTGGCCGGCGTACCGCTTCGCGAAGGACGTCAACCCCGGTGACACCAAGGGCCAGGGCGTGGGCGGCACCTGGTACGCGCTGGCCCCCGACGGCAAGAAGGCCGAAGTCGCCGACCTGCCCGGGCTGTCCACCCGCAAGGACCCGAAGCTCGGCGAGATCGTCGTCGACAAGAACGGGCACACGGTCTACCGCTTCATGAAGGACGAGGCCTGGCCGAAGCCGGTGTCGGCCTGCAACGGCGAGTGCCTGGAGAAGTGGCCGGTCGTCGCCCCCGTCGGCGCCAACGACACCAAGGGCCTCGACAAGGAGGGCCTGATGAGCTTCACCCGGTCCGACGGCGTCAAGCAGCAGACGGTCGACTGCTGGCCCATCTACACCTTCGCCGGTGACAAGAAGCCCGGCGACACCAACGGTCAGGGCGTGGGCGGTACCTGGTACGCCGTCTCGCCCGACGGAAAACCGGTCGGCGCGCCCGCGAAGTAG